The following coding sequences lie in one Notolabrus celidotus isolate fNotCel1 chromosome 6, fNotCel1.pri, whole genome shotgun sequence genomic window:
- the svip gene encoding small VCP/p97-interacting protein isoform X2 translates to MPRQLKKRMGMCLPCFGGAADDVVVTPDPDTRRRQLAEAAEKRQKETTYRGVKNPEAVERKRKKQEEIEKQEMTTSVSGGGGLRC, encoded by the exons ATGCCAAGGCAATTAAAGAAGAG GATGGGGATGTGCTTACCGTGCTTCGGTGGAGCTGCGGACGACGTTGTAGTCACCCCTGATCCC GACACAAGGAGGCGACAGTTGGCTGAGGCCGCTgagaagagacaaaaagag aCAACGTACAGGGGTGTTAAAAATCCAGAAGCAGTcgagaggaaaaggaaaaaacaagaagaaatcgAAAAACAGGAGATGACCACCTCTGTGTCCGGAGGTGGTGGCTTAAGG
- the svip gene encoding small VCP/p97-interacting protein isoform X1: MPRQLKKRMGMCLPCFGGAADDVVVTPDPDTRRRQLAEAAEKRQKETTYRGVKNPEAVERKRKKQEEIEKQEMTTSVSGGGGLRWQVG; the protein is encoded by the exons ATGCCAAGGCAATTAAAGAAGAG GATGGGGATGTGCTTACCGTGCTTCGGTGGAGCTGCGGACGACGTTGTAGTCACCCCTGATCCC GACACAAGGAGGCGACAGTTGGCTGAGGCCGCTgagaagagacaaaaagag aCAACGTACAGGGGTGTTAAAAATCCAGAAGCAGTcgagaggaaaaggaaaaaacaagaagaaatcgAAAAACAGGAGATGACCACCTCTGTGTCCGGAGGTGGTGGCTTAAGG